One window from the genome of Populus alba chromosome 15, ASM523922v2, whole genome shotgun sequence encodes:
- the LOC118028244 gene encoding uncharacterized protein PHLOEM PROTEIN 2-LIKE A4 gives MDYDQRSEALSGPHWKGDGSSISSDKACPATCRVPAKALNIMWGNDPRFWQWIKLSEVETRSVGFDEGARLLQVNWIEVTGKLPTTMFNVASATNYEVYYVMKFQVDAFGWHSVPIKFRVRLNGQETVKNFVLESYKEKHDVWHEICGGEFTVSKNAAGVVEFGMFEVKSEWWKGSVVLAGIKIKPKEG, from the exons ATGGATTACGACCAAAGATCAGAGGCTCTCTCTGGCCCTCACTGGAAGGGT GATGGCTCTTCAATATCGTCAGATAAAGCATGTCCTGCAACATGCAGAGTGCCAGCAAAGGCTCTAAATATTATGTGGGGCAATGATCCCCGGTTTTGGCAATGGATCAAACTTTCAGAAGTGGAAACAAG GTCAGTTGGTTTCGACGAAGGGGCAAGGCTCCTTCAAGTTAACTGGATTGAGGTCACTGGGAAATTGCCCACAACTATGTTCAATGTTGCTTCAGCTACAAACTACGAAGTATATTATGTCATGAAATTTCAGGTTGATGCATTTGGTTGGCATTCTGTTCCAATCAAGTTCAGGGTAAGACTCAATGGACAAGAGACGGTGAAAAACTTTGTACTTGAGTCTTACAAGGAGAAACATGACGTGTGGCATGAGATATGCGGTGGCGAATTTACAGTTTCAAAGAACGCAGCTGGTGTTGTAGAATTTGGTATGTTTGAAGTTAAAAGTGAGTGGTGGAAGGGTAGCGTGGTTCTTGCAGGTATCAAGATTAAGCCAAAAGAAGGTTAA
- the LOC118028366 gene encoding protein PHLOEM PROTEIN 2-LIKE A9, whose translation MSSSNKPHYEADSNKVFYEEDKNSWTFKPRGFSIIWGNDKRYWNLPDQTSSDEIPAELVQVCWLELTGTTKDPLKEGKYKIKFEVSMKSDAFGWSGCPVFMMAKLGKKGRYRWSKVDLSDVSKDKKSVTSDFVIDVSKETDDTKLYFGLYEVWTGKWKGGLLIHQAIVEKVP comes from the exons ATGTCTTCTTCAAATAAACCACATTACGAGGCCGATAGTAACAAAGTGTTTTATGAAGAG GACAAAAACAGCTGGACGTTTAAGCCGAGGGGGTTTAGCATCATATGGGGAAATGACAAACGCTACTGGAACTTGCCTGATCAGACAAG CTCGGATGAAATACCAGCAGAGCTAGTGCAAGTGTGTTGGCTTGAACTAACGGGTACAACGAAGGACCCCTTAAAAGAAGGGAAGTACAAAATTAAATTCGAAGTATCGATGAAATCAGATGCATTTGGTTGGAGTGGTTGTCCTGTTTTTATGATGGCCAAGTTAGGGAAGAAGGGAAGGTACAGATGGAGCAAAGTCGACCTATCAGATGTAAGCAAAGACAAGAAATCAGTTACCTCGGACTTTGTGATTGATGTTAGTAAAGAAACGGACGATACCAAGCTCTATTTTGGTTTGTATGAAGTGTGGACAGGCAAATGGAAGGGAGGTTTGCTAATTCACCAGGCCATAGTTGAAAAAGTGCCATAG
- the LOC118028367 gene encoding protein PHLOEM PROTEIN 2-LIKE A9 → MSEAADPEEVEHDKDEGRWRFKPRGLHITWSSNSSYWKMPEKGTDGPAVLLAVCWLEIDGSTSEPLSKGKRYALSFKISMKKQDPAWKEGPVFMLAKVGKKGIAQWEKINLGDMRIGNIVEIPHGKLRFEVPKKAEDTRLYFGLYELWTGNWKQGLQIHEAVVEEMPD, encoded by the exons ATGTCAGAGGCTGCTGATCCTGAAGAAGTGGAACACGATAAG GATGAAGGTAGGTGGAGGTTTAAACCAAGGGGATTGCACATCACATGGAGTAGTAATTCAAGTTATTGGAAGATGCCTGAGAAAGG GACGGATGGTCCTGCAGTGTTGCTGGCGGTATGCTGGCTTGAAATAGACGGCTCAACTTCGGAACCCCTGTCCAAAGGGAAGAGGTATGCACTGAGCTTCAAAATATCTATGAAAAAACAAGATCCTGCTTGGAAGGAAGGTCCTGTTTTCATGTTAGCTAAGGTAGGGAAGAAAGGAATTGCCCAAtgggaaaaaatcaatttaggaGATATGAGAATCGGCAACATAGTCGAAATTCCTCATGGGAAGCTTCGGTTTGAAGTTCCGAAAAAGGCTGAAGATACCAGGCTCTATTTCGGACTCTACGAATTGTGGACTGGAAATTGGAAGCAAGGTTTACAAATTCATGAAGCTGTAGTTGAAGAAATGCCAGATTGA